The proteins below come from a single Ictidomys tridecemlineatus isolate mIctTri1 chromosome 8, mIctTri1.hap1, whole genome shotgun sequence genomic window:
- the Gtf2h4 gene encoding general transcription factor IIH subunit 4 isoform X1, whose translation MESTPARGGLNRVHLQCRNLQEFLGGLSPGVLDRLYGHPATCLAVFRELPSLAKNWVMRMLFLEQPLPQAAVALWVKKEFSKAQEESTGLLSGLRIWHTQLLPGGLQGFILNPIFRQNLRIALLGGGKAWSDDTSQLGPDKHARDVPSLDKYAEERWEVVLHFMVGSPSAAVSQDLAQLLSQAGLMKSTEPGEPPCITSAGFQFLLLDTPAQLWYFMLQYLQTAQSRGMDLVEILSFLFQLSFSTLGKDYSVEGMSDSLLNFLQHLREFGLVFQRKRKSRRYYPTRLAINLSSGVSGAGGTVHQPGFIVVETNYRLYAYTESELQIALIALFSEMLYRFPNMVVAQVTRESVQQAIASGITAQQIIHFLRTRAHPVMLKQTPVLPPTITDQIRLWELERDRLRFTEGVLYNQFLSQVDFELLLAHARELGVLVFENSAKRLMVVTPAGHSDVKRFWKRQKHSS comes from the exons ATGGAGAGCACCCCTGCAAGGGGTGGACTGAATCGAGTACACCTACAATGCAGGAATCTACAGGAATTCTTAGGGGGCTTGAGCCCTGGGGTATTGGACCGATTGTATGGGCATCCTGCCACATGTCTGGCTGTCTTTAG GGAGCTCCCATCTTTAGCTAAAAACTGGGTGATGCGGATGCTCTTTCTGGAGCAGCCTTTGCCACAAGCTGCTGTAGCCCtgtgggtgaagaaggaattcagCAA GGCTCAGGAAGAAAGTACAGGGCTGCTGAGTGGCCTCCGCATCTGGCACACCCAGCTGCTCCCTGGTGGCCTTCAGGGCTTTATTCTCAACCCCATCTTTCGCCAGAATCTTCGCATTGCCCTTCTGGGTGG GGGGAAGGCCTGGTCTGATGACACAAGTCAACTGGGACCGGACAAGCATGCCCGGGATGTTCCCTCACTTGACAAGTACGCTGAGGAGCGATGGGAG GTGGTCTTACACTTCATGGTGGGCTCTCCCAGTGCAGCTGTCAGCCAGGATTTGGCTCAGCTCCTCAGCCAGGCTGGGCTCATGAAGAG TACTGAACCTGGAGAGCCGCCCTGCATTACCTCTGCTGGCTTCCAATTCCTCTTGTTGGACACACCTGCCCAACTCTGGTACTTTATGTTACAGTATCTGCAGACAGCCCAG AGCCGGGGTATGGACCTAGTGGAgattctctccttcctctttcagCTCAGCTTCTCTACTCTGGGCAAG GATTACTCTGTGGAGGGTATGAGTGATTCTCTGTTGAATTTCCTGCAACATCTGCGAGAGTTTGGACTTGTTTTCCAGAGGAAG AGGAAATCTCGACGTTACTATCCCACACGCCTGGCCATCAATCTCTCATCAGGTgtctctggggctgggggcaCTGTGCATCAGCCAGGCTTCATTGTCGTGGAAACCAACTACCGACTATATGCCTACACGG AGTCGGAGCTGCAGATTGCCCTCATTGCCCTCTTCTCTGAGATGCTCTATCGCTTCCCCAACATGGTTGTGGCACAGGTGACCCGGGAGAGTGTGCAGCAGGCCATTGCCAGTGGCATCACAGCCCAGCAG ATAATCCATTTCCTAAGGACAAGGGCTCACCCAGTGATGCTCAAACAG ACCCCTGTGTTGCCCCCTACCATCACTGACCAGATTCGTCTGTGGGAGCTAGAAAGGGACAGACTACGGTTCACTGAGG GTGTCCTGTATAACCAGTTCCTGTCGCAAGTGGACTTTGAGCTGCTGCTGGCACACGCACGGGAGCTGGGCGTGCTTGTGTTCGAGAACTCGGCTAAACGACTCATGGTGGTGACCCCCGCCGGGCACAGTGACGTGAAGCGCTTCTGGAAGCGGCAGAAGCACAGCTCCTGA
- the Gtf2h4 gene encoding general transcription factor IIH subunit 4 isoform X2: MESTPARGGLNRVHLQCRNLQEFLGGLSPGVLDRLYGHPATCLAVFRELPSLAKNWVMRMLFLEQPLPQAAVALWVKKEFSKAQEESTGLLSGLRIWHTQLLPGGLQGFILNPIFRQNLRIALLGGGKAWSDDTSQLGPDKHARDVPSLDKYAEERWEVVLHFMVGSPSAAVSQDLAQLLSQAGLMKSTEPGEPPCITSAGFQFLLLDTPAQLWYFMLQYLQTAQSRGMDLVEILSFLFQLSFSTLGKRKSRRYYPTRLAINLSSGVSGAGGTVHQPGFIVVETNYRLYAYTESELQIALIALFSEMLYRFPNMVVAQVTRESVQQAIASGITAQQIIHFLRTRAHPVMLKQTPVLPPTITDQIRLWELERDRLRFTEGVLYNQFLSQVDFELLLAHARELGVLVFENSAKRLMVVTPAGHSDVKRFWKRQKHSS, encoded by the exons ATGGAGAGCACCCCTGCAAGGGGTGGACTGAATCGAGTACACCTACAATGCAGGAATCTACAGGAATTCTTAGGGGGCTTGAGCCCTGGGGTATTGGACCGATTGTATGGGCATCCTGCCACATGTCTGGCTGTCTTTAG GGAGCTCCCATCTTTAGCTAAAAACTGGGTGATGCGGATGCTCTTTCTGGAGCAGCCTTTGCCACAAGCTGCTGTAGCCCtgtgggtgaagaaggaattcagCAA GGCTCAGGAAGAAAGTACAGGGCTGCTGAGTGGCCTCCGCATCTGGCACACCCAGCTGCTCCCTGGTGGCCTTCAGGGCTTTATTCTCAACCCCATCTTTCGCCAGAATCTTCGCATTGCCCTTCTGGGTGG GGGGAAGGCCTGGTCTGATGACACAAGTCAACTGGGACCGGACAAGCATGCCCGGGATGTTCCCTCACTTGACAAGTACGCTGAGGAGCGATGGGAG GTGGTCTTACACTTCATGGTGGGCTCTCCCAGTGCAGCTGTCAGCCAGGATTTGGCTCAGCTCCTCAGCCAGGCTGGGCTCATGAAGAG TACTGAACCTGGAGAGCCGCCCTGCATTACCTCTGCTGGCTTCCAATTCCTCTTGTTGGACACACCTGCCCAACTCTGGTACTTTATGTTACAGTATCTGCAGACAGCCCAG AGCCGGGGTATGGACCTAGTGGAgattctctccttcctctttcagCTCAGCTTCTCTACTCTGGGCAAG AGGAAATCTCGACGTTACTATCCCACACGCCTGGCCATCAATCTCTCATCAGGTgtctctggggctgggggcaCTGTGCATCAGCCAGGCTTCATTGTCGTGGAAACCAACTACCGACTATATGCCTACACGG AGTCGGAGCTGCAGATTGCCCTCATTGCCCTCTTCTCTGAGATGCTCTATCGCTTCCCCAACATGGTTGTGGCACAGGTGACCCGGGAGAGTGTGCAGCAGGCCATTGCCAGTGGCATCACAGCCCAGCAG ATAATCCATTTCCTAAGGACAAGGGCTCACCCAGTGATGCTCAAACAG ACCCCTGTGTTGCCCCCTACCATCACTGACCAGATTCGTCTGTGGGAGCTAGAAAGGGACAGACTACGGTTCACTGAGG GTGTCCTGTATAACCAGTTCCTGTCGCAAGTGGACTTTGAGCTGCTGCTGGCACACGCACGGGAGCTGGGCGTGCTTGTGTTCGAGAACTCGGCTAAACGACTCATGGTGGTGACCCCCGCCGGGCACAGTGACGTGAAGCGCTTCTGGAAGCGGCAGAAGCACAGCTCCTGA
- the Gtf2h4 gene encoding general transcription factor IIH subunit 4 isoform X3 → MRMLFLEQPLPQAAVALWVKKEFSKAQEESTGLLSGLRIWHTQLLPGGLQGFILNPIFRQNLRIALLGGGKAWSDDTSQLGPDKHARDVPSLDKYAEERWEVVLHFMVGSPSAAVSQDLAQLLSQAGLMKSTEPGEPPCITSAGFQFLLLDTPAQLWYFMLQYLQTAQSRGMDLVEILSFLFQLSFSTLGKDYSVEGMSDSLLNFLQHLREFGLVFQRKRKSRRYYPTRLAINLSSGVSGAGGTVHQPGFIVVETNYRLYAYTESELQIALIALFSEMLYRFPNMVVAQVTRESVQQAIASGITAQQIIHFLRTRAHPVMLKQTPVLPPTITDQIRLWELERDRLRFTEGVLYNQFLSQVDFELLLAHARELGVLVFENSAKRLMVVTPAGHSDVKRFWKRQKHSS, encoded by the exons ATGCGGATGCTCTTTCTGGAGCAGCCTTTGCCACAAGCTGCTGTAGCCCtgtgggtgaagaaggaattcagCAA GGCTCAGGAAGAAAGTACAGGGCTGCTGAGTGGCCTCCGCATCTGGCACACCCAGCTGCTCCCTGGTGGCCTTCAGGGCTTTATTCTCAACCCCATCTTTCGCCAGAATCTTCGCATTGCCCTTCTGGGTGG GGGGAAGGCCTGGTCTGATGACACAAGTCAACTGGGACCGGACAAGCATGCCCGGGATGTTCCCTCACTTGACAAGTACGCTGAGGAGCGATGGGAG GTGGTCTTACACTTCATGGTGGGCTCTCCCAGTGCAGCTGTCAGCCAGGATTTGGCTCAGCTCCTCAGCCAGGCTGGGCTCATGAAGAG TACTGAACCTGGAGAGCCGCCCTGCATTACCTCTGCTGGCTTCCAATTCCTCTTGTTGGACACACCTGCCCAACTCTGGTACTTTATGTTACAGTATCTGCAGACAGCCCAG AGCCGGGGTATGGACCTAGTGGAgattctctccttcctctttcagCTCAGCTTCTCTACTCTGGGCAAG GATTACTCTGTGGAGGGTATGAGTGATTCTCTGTTGAATTTCCTGCAACATCTGCGAGAGTTTGGACTTGTTTTCCAGAGGAAG AGGAAATCTCGACGTTACTATCCCACACGCCTGGCCATCAATCTCTCATCAGGTgtctctggggctgggggcaCTGTGCATCAGCCAGGCTTCATTGTCGTGGAAACCAACTACCGACTATATGCCTACACGG AGTCGGAGCTGCAGATTGCCCTCATTGCCCTCTTCTCTGAGATGCTCTATCGCTTCCCCAACATGGTTGTGGCACAGGTGACCCGGGAGAGTGTGCAGCAGGCCATTGCCAGTGGCATCACAGCCCAGCAG ATAATCCATTTCCTAAGGACAAGGGCTCACCCAGTGATGCTCAAACAG ACCCCTGTGTTGCCCCCTACCATCACTGACCAGATTCGTCTGTGGGAGCTAGAAAGGGACAGACTACGGTTCACTGAGG GTGTCCTGTATAACCAGTTCCTGTCGCAAGTGGACTTTGAGCTGCTGCTGGCACACGCACGGGAGCTGGGCGTGCTTGTGTTCGAGAACTCGGCTAAACGACTCATGGTGGTGACCCCCGCCGGGCACAGTGACGTGAAGCGCTTCTGGAAGCGGCAGAAGCACAGCTCCTGA
- the Gtf2h4 gene encoding general transcription factor IIH subunit 4 isoform X4, translated as MVGSPSAAVSQDLAQLLSQAGLMKSTEPGEPPCITSAGFQFLLLDTPAQLWYFMLQYLQTAQSRGMDLVEILSFLFQLSFSTLGKDYSVEGMSDSLLNFLQHLREFGLVFQRKRKSRRYYPTRLAINLSSGVSGAGGTVHQPGFIVVETNYRLYAYTESELQIALIALFSEMLYRFPNMVVAQVTRESVQQAIASGITAQQIIHFLRTRAHPVMLKQTPVLPPTITDQIRLWELERDRLRFTEGVLYNQFLSQVDFELLLAHARELGVLVFENSAKRLMVVTPAGHSDVKRFWKRQKHSS; from the exons ATGGTGGGCTCTCCCAGTGCAGCTGTCAGCCAGGATTTGGCTCAGCTCCTCAGCCAGGCTGGGCTCATGAAGAG TACTGAACCTGGAGAGCCGCCCTGCATTACCTCTGCTGGCTTCCAATTCCTCTTGTTGGACACACCTGCCCAACTCTGGTACTTTATGTTACAGTATCTGCAGACAGCCCAG AGCCGGGGTATGGACCTAGTGGAgattctctccttcctctttcagCTCAGCTTCTCTACTCTGGGCAAG GATTACTCTGTGGAGGGTATGAGTGATTCTCTGTTGAATTTCCTGCAACATCTGCGAGAGTTTGGACTTGTTTTCCAGAGGAAG AGGAAATCTCGACGTTACTATCCCACACGCCTGGCCATCAATCTCTCATCAGGTgtctctggggctgggggcaCTGTGCATCAGCCAGGCTTCATTGTCGTGGAAACCAACTACCGACTATATGCCTACACGG AGTCGGAGCTGCAGATTGCCCTCATTGCCCTCTTCTCTGAGATGCTCTATCGCTTCCCCAACATGGTTGTGGCACAGGTGACCCGGGAGAGTGTGCAGCAGGCCATTGCCAGTGGCATCACAGCCCAGCAG ATAATCCATTTCCTAAGGACAAGGGCTCACCCAGTGATGCTCAAACAG ACCCCTGTGTTGCCCCCTACCATCACTGACCAGATTCGTCTGTGGGAGCTAGAAAGGGACAGACTACGGTTCACTGAGG GTGTCCTGTATAACCAGTTCCTGTCGCAAGTGGACTTTGAGCTGCTGCTGGCACACGCACGGGAGCTGGGCGTGCTTGTGTTCGAGAACTCGGCTAAACGACTCATGGTGGTGACCCCCGCCGGGCACAGTGACGTGAAGCGCTTCTGGAAGCGGCAGAAGCACAGCTCCTGA